Proteins encoded within one genomic window of Anopheles gambiae chromosome 3, idAnoGambNW_F1_1, whole genome shotgun sequence:
- the LOC1280027 gene encoding probable NADH dehydrogenase [ubiquinone] iron-sulfur protein 6, mitochondrial, translating to MASRMILSPARRLASVVSTRSITTQVLATQCATIKDEITHTGQFYEANDYRNARFVNATKVVNPNWAIKLIDELPIVKSEQRVVCCDGGTDPALGHPKVYINLDKPGAHACGYCGQRFEKIDHHH from the exons ATGGCCTCACGGATGATTCTTTCGCCCGCCCGGCGACTGGCGAGCGTGGTCAGCACGCGCTCCATCACCACCCAGGTGCTTGCTACGCAGTGCGCCACCATTAAGGACGaaatcacacacacgggaCAG TTCTACGAAGCGAACGACTATCGGAATGCCCGTTTCGTGAACGCTACCAAGGTGGTCAACCCGAACTGGGCCATTAAGCTGATCGACGAGCTGCCAATCGTCAAGTCGGAGCAGCGCGTCGTGTGCTGCGACGGTGGAACCGATCCCGCCCTTGGCCATCCCAAAGTGTACATCAATTTG GACAAACCCGGTGCCCATGCCTGCGGATACTGTGGGCAGCGTTTCGAGAAGATCGATCATCATCACTGA